The following is a genomic window from Candidatus Binatia bacterium.
AGGTTGATCGAGCCCTCGACGCGGCCATCGATATAGAGAGATTCAGACCCCGTGACCTCACCCTTGATGACCAGCGACTTGCCGATCGTGGCCTGGTCCTGCGAATTCACGATGGCGTTGCGCGGAGCCGAAGCCGGCGCCGGTTCCGTTGTCGGAGTGAAGGGGGGAGCGGTGGGGCGCTGCGGCTCCGGCGTTGCGGCCGGACCGCTGGGCTGATTGGTGGGCTTCCACATGGCGATACAGGTCCTTTCGTGACCAGGGGAGTAAAAAGTCAGTGTCGCACGTACACAGCCAAAGCCCCGGTTTTCGGGCTGGAAAACCTTTGTGCTTCAGTTGTCGTAAGTTGCTGGCGACACTCTTCCGTTGTAGCACAGATTTCCACTGCCTGCTTGGGCCGCTGGACTGCCGCGTGGTGTAATTCTTCTCCGGCGCTGGGAATTTGTTATATGGGGCCAAGGCCCAACGCGACGCCTCGATTCGCGCGTAACCCGCGGCGAGGTTGTGGTTTGGGGCATACGGCATAAGGGGTCCGGGAATCCAGCATGCAGCAAACTGTTACGAAACGCGTGCCGTCCCTAACGGGACTCGCGCTTTGTCCCACTCATACTCCCGGCACTCACGTGCCGGGCCATGGACTATCGCGCCTGCGGCGCTAAACTCGAGGTCTTGTTCCACTCGACCGATGGAACAAAG
Proteins encoded in this region:
- a CDS encoding polymer-forming cytoskeletal protein, translating into MWKPTNQPSGPAATPEPQRPTAPPFTPTTEPAPASAPRNAIVNSQDQATIGKSLVIKGEVTGSESLYIDGRVEGSINL